CGGGCAGACGCCGTACACAACGAGCTGGCCAAGACCGTGACGAACCCGAGCGTCGTCTTCGACGTCCGCGGCTACAGCGAGGACTACCCGATCGCCGACAACAGCACGGAGGAAGGCCGCAAGAAGAACCGCCGGGTGGAGATCACCTTCCCGCGCGGCGCCGCAGGCTAGTCAGCTCTGCCACTCCCGCCCCCACGCCCGCCCCCGCCCCCGCCCGCCACCGGAGGCGCAGGCGGCCGCGGGAGGCCTCCACGATCGTGCCGAGGGCGAGCGACTGGAGCAGTACGCACACCACGAGCTCCGTCAGGAAGAGCCACGTGGCCGGCTGCCCCTCCCCGAGCACCGCCGCCTGGACCAGCGCCACGACGAGCATCAGCGGGAACGCGAACAGCGCCGGCAGCACCCATACGAACCCGGGATCCGGGGCGAACAGCGTGACGGCCGCCGCGACGACCGCGGCCACGCCGACGAGGCCCAGGTAGATCGCCGAAGCGGGGTTCGCGAAGGTGAGGCGGGCCAGCGTACGAGCGTTCATACCTCCATGGTCGGGCGGCCCCGCGCTCCTGTCGTGAGTACGCGTACCCAGTTGCCCCCGACCTCGCCAGGCCGCCCCATGAGGTGGAGGAGGCGGAGGCGCTGCCCGGCCTCTCCCTCGGCATCAAGCCGGCGCAACCCCCATAGGCAGCCGCTGATCCGGCCGGCCCGTGCCTCGCGAACACGGACGGTGGCGACGGAGCCGCCGAAGAACCACCACGCGACGGCGCGGGAAGGCGCCCCCGCGTCACTTCGACTTCGACAGCAGAAGCTCCGCCACCTCGCGCGCCCGGCGGGCCGGTTCCGGGCCGGGGTTCAGGGCGGCCACCGCCGTCGCTCCCTCGACCAGGACCAGGAGCTGGTCGGCGAGCGAGGGCGGGGACCCGGCCGGTACCCACTCGGTCAGGAGGGCGCGGAGTTCGGCCTTGTGGACGCGTACGACCTCCGGCGCGGCCGCGCCCAGCTCCCCGTACGCGTTGAGGAACGCACAGCCGCGGAAGTCCGGCTCCGCGAACCACCGCGCCAGCCAGTCGAACACGGCCAGAACCGGCGGCCGCGTCGACGCGGACGCCGCCGCCACCGACTCGCGCAGGCTCGCCGTCCAGCGGCGGTCGCGGCGTTCGAGGTACGCCGCCACCAGGGACTCCTTGGCCGGGTAGAGCCGGTAGAGGCGCTTGAGCGGGACGCCGGACGCGGTGCGGATGCGGTCCATGCCCACCGCCTGGATGCCGTGGCGGTAGAACAGCTCCTCCGCCGCGTCCAGCAGTCGGGT
This DNA window, taken from Streptomyces sp. TN58, encodes the following:
- a CDS encoding TetR/AcrR family transcriptional regulator; this translates as MDDEEARTRLLDAAEELFYRHGIQAVGMDRIRTASGVPLKRLYRLYPAKESLVAAYLERRDRRWTASLRESVAAASASTRPPVLAVFDWLARWFAEPDFRGCAFLNAYGELGAAAPEVVRVHKAELRALLTEWVPAGSPPSLADQLLVLVEGATAVAALNPGPEPARRAREVAELLLSKSK
- a CDS encoding SCO4225 family membrane protein; this translates as MNARTLARLTFANPASAIYLGLVGVAAVVAAAVTLFAPDPGFVWVLPALFAFPLMLVVALVQAAVLGEGQPATWLFLTELVVCVLLQSLALGTIVEASRGRLRLRWRAGAGAGVGAGVAELTSLRRRAGR